The genomic interval GTGTCAAAATCGACCATCACGCCTCACCACCCTCAGCCGCAACCAACTCACACGCCGCACACCCTGGTGACGACCACTCACCCGAATCAACACGCAACGATTCGCGCGTATGGGCCGGCGACCACGCCACAACCTCAGGGTCAACCACCGTCACCCAATCACGCTGCAAACCCTGGTCAACCACGCGACCAACCCGGCCCTCAACCACCACTTCACACACGCCAAGCGTCGACAAAGAAGAAAGCGACGGTGGATGCCGCGGACACCGCACCTGACGAACGTTCGAACTGTACGAGTGGCAAAAAGAAGCCGCGACGCAATGGTTCACTGGTGAGAAGACGGATACGGAGCGGGGTATCGCACAGGTAGTGACTGGTGCGGGGAAGACAGTGATGGCGCTGGAAGTTTTGCGTCAGTGGCTCGCAGATCACCCGGACGGCGTAGCTACAGTTGTCGTTCCGACGAAAGTACTCATGCACCAGTGGCTGGAGGAACTCGTCGAGACACTCGGTGTCCCGTCCGACGACATCGGATGGCTAGGTGACGGGCACAAGGACGGGTTCGAAGGTGGGTGTCGAGTCCTTGTCTCGATTGTCAATTCCGCAGTTAAAGACGACGCACTCTCAGAGACGTTGCAAGCCGCAGGTGTCAGTGAGCATCTCCTCATCGCCGACGAATGTCATCGCTACACTGGCGATACGTTCTCGAACGTGTTCGACTGTGACAGGACAGCCAGCTTAGGCCTGTCTGCGACCCCGCTATCCGATCCGACCGCTGACGAGCGCTGTCCGGAAGACGAGATGCTGGTCGCTAATCTCGGCGAGATCTATTACGAACTGTCGTACGACGAGGGACAACGCCGTGACCTGATACCTGACTTCCGGATTAATTACATCGGGTTTGACCTCACCGACGCCGAACAGATGGCGTATCAGCGGCTGACCGATGCAGTAGTCGACGCGGTAACGGACATCGAGCGGCAATACCAGAACCGCCTGTACGAACTCAGTGGGAGCTTCTCACGGAAACTGCAAGTCATCCGGAACAACGCTGACAGGGCGACGCCGGCGATCTCGGACTACTTCAAATACACGCAGGAGCGACGGGAACTGGTAGCTGACGCCGTTGCTCGGCAAGCCGTAACGCTGGAACTGCTCTCAGAAAGTGTGGACAACGACCAGAAAGCGATTGTTTTCCAAGAACGAATCGAGCAGTTAGAGCGGATGGTCGCTCCGAGTGAAACACGGGGCCGTGACGTTCGAACAGGCGAACTCACGGATACGGATGTCGACCGCGCACAACTCTACGAGCGATACCCGGCGCTGAAACGAATCGATAAGAAGCTGGAAGAGCTGTTTTTCACTGCGAGTTATCGCCCCGTTATGTACCATTCGGGGCATAGGAACAAGGCCTGGAACGATTTCGCTATCGAATGGTTCGGCGACGACGGGTTTGCAAACGTAATGCTGAGCGTCAAGGCGCTAATCGAAGGCGTTGACGTCCCATCTGCTGACGTGGGTATCGTACGTGTATCTTCAGGGAGTATCAGACAGCGTATCCAGACGCTCGGCCGTATCCTTCGGACGGGCGAAGACCCGGATAAGCAAGCAGAGTTGTTCGTTCTCTATGCGCGAGACACCGTCGATGCGAACATTTTCGAGCGATACGACTGGCGGGAGGAGCTCTCACAGGCAGAGGTCCGACATCTAACGTGGGAAACTGAAGAAGACGCGATTACCGGGCATCTCAGGCAAGCGACTGACAGCGAAATTCCCGATCCCCCGGCGAGTCAAACGATTCCAGATCCCGAGGAACTAGCCCAAGGCGACCCGTATCCAGGACCAAGCGACGGGTTCGAATTCAGTGTCGATGCCGAAGGTCGACCGTTCACCAGGAGTCGAGATGGGCGGAAATTTATCGAATCAGAAAGCTATCGGGACGTCGCCTCGTTCATCCATGCTGAGAAGGGAGGCGGGAGTGTAATCGTTAACAAAGCCAATCACGCAGTGACCTTCCTCGGTGAGTCGCTTGTCTTTGTCGGCGTAGTCGAAGACCCAACAGATATCGAATATCAACAGAGCTCTGGTGGTAGCTTGACCGATGAATCGGATTTCTCCCTTGATGAGATGGGCGGATAGCATGGAACGTGTAGATTGTAAGCCAATCTTCGAGATTTTGTATAGATAGTAGAGTGCACACTACAAGTCTCTATATCCTTTTTGCCACAAGTTCAGCGATCTGTTCCGAGAGGAGATCGTTGATCTCTGTCCCGTCTCTCTCGACAAGACGTTCAAGCACCATGGCTGTGGTTCCGCTGAGACTGATGGAGAATTCCTCTTCTGTGTCGGGGATCTCCAAGTGTGTGCGAATGGCGTCTTCGACGAAGGCATCTATCGATTTGTAATCAGCATCTTCTCCACACAGTGCTCTGATAAGTGTTCGCTGTGTCCCTGTGAGTTCAACCCGTACTGCTGTTGTGGACGTGCTCGTTACCGCTGAGGTTGCAGGGTCGATACCATCGACTGCCTGTTTGAGATGCGCTCCGACCAAACTCGCAACATCGTCGGATTGCTGGTCTGAGATGAGGAAAGCGATTGTAGAATCGATTTCAACAGTGATGTTCTCGGAGGCACTAGCGTCGGTTGTGTGCCGAGTGTTGTTCGCTGGCGAGTTCTTCTCGGCGTCTTCCGCGTGATGCTGGTTCGCCCCAACGTCGTTGTGCTCGGTCCGTTCGGAGACGAAGTTCCAGAACGTGTCGGATTCTGCTCTGAGCTCTGCGAGAGCTTCCTCGGGAACGTACTGGATCTGTTCGGATGTTTCGTCGGCGGACACCGCGTTCCAGAACGTCTGCAGGTCGAGATCGATTTCGCTACCGGTCGTGCCGACAAGAAGGTAGGGCCAGGGACGGTCTGGACCGGCTACGCGAACACCATCGTCGTACTCTGCCCACAGGTCCGGTGTGGCGTTCCAATCGCGGACTGTCTGTTCGACAGTAAACGTGTGAACTCCTGTCTCCGTCTGACTCATGACGATGTCGCCGGTGTTGACGCGATTCCAGAGTGCCTGTTGCTCCTCCGGCATGCCGAGGACGTATCCGGAGTCCGCGTCAACCCCCTCGATGACGTTGATATTCTCTACCGGTGTTTCTACAGTCCGTGCGACGCCCTGAACGAGGGTGTCGTCGGTTGGCGTTACGACAAGGACACCGACGTCTGTCTCATCGGTGTGATCGCTCGCCGCGGCTATGTCATTGAGCAGGTCCTTTGCAGTATCGACCCAATCAGGGCTGTGGTTCCGGACACCGAGTATGATTCCGTGCCGCGATTTGTTCCTCACGAGGGCATCGTTCGTTTCGAAAAACGTTCGCAAAACCGACTTGGCATCGTGCTGATCATCCAGATAGTAGACGGCTTCAGTCGCCCCACCACCGTTATCAGTACTGCCTTGGCCGCTAGTCATAACGAAGCGCCACATACCGTGTTTCCGATCGCTGACGCTTGATCCGAGAGGCATCTCTGAACTCGGTGTCGGACCATGTTCACGAAGATAGCGAACATTCTTCGTGGTGTCACGGTGTTCGGGCGGCTCTACCTCACTGAAATTATACTGTGTCGTCTCGGGGTCGATGCCGGCCGCCTCCAAGGCGAGTACGTACGAACCGAACACGAGTTCGTACGTCTCGATGTCATAGTCGCCGTGATCAGCGATATGATCACCGGTCGGAGACCGATCAATTTTGGACGCAACACGCTGTAGATCTTCAACCAGCGTCTCCTGATCAACTCCCGGCGGTGAAATGTCGGCTGCAAGGCCTGCAGCTTCGAGCGCTCCATACCACGTGTCGAACGTCGAGACGTATTCTCTGATAGTCCCTTCACACTCCGCAGGGACAGTCGACACGGTGGGCGGGCCTGCCGCTTCTTTGTCCGCAGCTCGCAAATCTGCGATGAGCTGCTCGCGGCTTACACCTGTCATGCCATGCCTGATGTGATACATAGCCGTAACTATTTTGCTGCGAAATTAGCCGCAAATCGTGTCTTGGCGTACTTACAACTGAAAATTGCGCGGGAAGGTTTTTGTATTGTACTAACATCCTGTCGAGTAGTCTAAATTAGTGCGGTATACGAAAGCATACGGGACACACTACACAGATGCCAGGTAACGACCCACTTCAGTCACGGGACGATCACACGACACCGTCCGAACAGTTCAGGAAAGATAGGCTCGAACGTGACGAGATTGACCCGACGACGTATCCGGCACAGGTCGACCGAGCTGCTGCTGATATTCTTCGTGGTATCGCTGTCGGAGCAACTGATGACCCGACAGACATCGGTGGGACAATCGATAAGTTCAATTTCGATTCGGCGACGGGCCAATTCTACACTGAAGGGTTGATCGAGATCGCTGGTGAGGATTCCCCGCTTGCAGCGAACCTCCGCGAATACGATTATGAGACAATCGGAGACTTGGCGTTCCAGCTCAATTCGCTGCGGCACACGCTCCGCGAGACCGGCAGTTCGATGGATATCGACCGGGCGTTGGAAGCGTTACTCGAAAAGACGGCGGCGGCAGCAATCGAACGAAGCGTCAAGTCGGGTGGGAACGACGGAGCCGGGCTCCGGGCACTACGCGACACTGACTCTGTGAGCGATCTAACGGCTCGATTGTTTTCCGACCCGCGTGTCGATGCGTATGCACAGGCACTCGTCGAGCAAATACCGGCTTCGGACACTGATTCTGCCGAACTGGTCGAGCAATTAGACGAAGCCCGGATGACCACGCCGCTGTGGAATCATCAACGAGAGGCGCTGGAGCGATGGCACACCAACCAACAGCGGGGATACGTCGACATGGCGACAGCAACGGGGAAAACAGTGCTTGGGCTCGCAGCAATCGCATTGCGATACGGGTCGTTACATCCGACAGATACGTCGGAAGCACCGGAACTGAGAGATACTAGTGACATCCCTGCAGCCGCGACTCGCCCTCGCGTACTGATTGTGGCCGGCACGGAGCTGTTGCTCGGTCAGTGGCGGGCGGAGTTAGACGAACACCTCGATATCCCGCGTGACCGTACCGAACCGGTTTCGGATGATGATCGGATGATCGAACTCTCGTGGGGTGATATCGAGTTCAGAACAGCACAGGGACTCCTCGAAACGCCGGAGTTTACCCGGTACGATTTAGTGATTCTCGACGAGGCTCACCGGTACTCCAGTGGGAAGACTGATGGGCGCGGATGGGGGGACCTCTTCGAGGACTTGACAGCCGGAGCGGACGCGATTCTGGCGATGTCCGGGTCCGTCGACAGTGGCTGGACTGGTGACGAGACAGCTGAGAACGCCCTCGAACAACATCTGGATCAGTGTTATAAATTCGACGTCGCAAAAGCCCGCCGCGAAGGTGTGATCGCCGACTTCACCTGGCAGGTTCGATACTTGCCTGTGACGGGCGACCGCGTGGACCGCCTCGGGAGTCAGACTCGAATCACTTCGGCGAGCTACGATTCCGAAACCGGAACGATAAACGCTGATCGGCTGAACGTAGACGCGACAAACCTCCCCACGGACATCGTCGATTATAACGACTTGCGATCGTTCGTGCAATCGAACAACGGAGGCGACCTCAGATCCAGTTCAACACAGTTTGACGCGTTCGCGTCAGCGCTGCTCGCTCGCAAGCCACTCCGGTGGAACACGGCACCCGATTCGGAAGCCATCGCAGCACTCGTCGCTGAACACGCCCCGGCGCAGAAAACTGTCGTCTTGGTCCGGTCGTACGATGCCGCGGCGGAACTCCGCTCTATCTTGACAGAGCGACACGGTATCAGCGATGATGCGATCGTGGCGTTTACTGATTCCTCGGAGGACCGCCTGGAGAAAATCGAGCGGTTTAACGAGCTTTCGCAG from Halomicroarcula saliterrae carries:
- a CDS encoding DEAD/DEAH box helicase, translated to MYEWQKEAATQWFTGEKTDTERGIAQVVTGAGKTVMALEVLRQWLADHPDGVATVVVPTKVLMHQWLEELVETLGVPSDDIGWLGDGHKDGFEGGCRVLVSIVNSAVKDDALSETLQAAGVSEHLLIADECHRYTGDTFSNVFDCDRTASLGLSATPLSDPTADERCPEDEMLVANLGEIYYELSYDEGQRRDLIPDFRINYIGFDLTDAEQMAYQRLTDAVVDAVTDIERQYQNRLYELSGSFSRKLQVIRNNADRATPAISDYFKYTQERRELVADAVARQAVTLELLSESVDNDQKAIVFQERIEQLERMVAPSETRGRDVRTGELTDTDVDRAQLYERYPALKRIDKKLEELFFTASYRPVMYHSGHRNKAWNDFAIEWFGDDGFANVMLSVKALIEGVDVPSADVGIVRVSSGSIRQRIQTLGRILRTGEDPDKQAELFVLYARDTVDANIFERYDWREELSQAEVRHLTWETEEDAITGHLRQATDSEIPDPPASQTIPDPEELAQGDPYPGPSDGFEFSVDAEGRPFTRSRDGRKFIESESYRDVASFIHAEKGGGSVIVNKANHAVTFLGESLVFVGVVEDPTDIEYQQSSGGSLTDESDFSLDEMGG
- a CDS encoding homing endonuclease associated repeat-containing protein gives rise to the protein MTGVSREQLIADLRAADKEAAGPPTVSTVPAECEGTIREYVSTFDTWYGALEAAGLAADISPPGVDQETLVEDLQRVASKIDRSPTGDHIADHGDYDIETYELVFGSYVLALEAAGIDPETTQYNFSEVEPPEHRDTTKNVRYLREHGPTPSSEMPLGSSVSDRKHGMWRFVMTSGQGSTDNGGGATEAVYYLDDQHDAKSVLRTFFETNDALVRNKSRHGIILGVRNHSPDWVDTAKDLLNDIAAASDHTDETDVGVLVVTPTDDTLVQGVARTVETPVENINVIEGVDADSGYVLGMPEEQQALWNRVNTGDIVMSQTETGVHTFTVEQTVRDWNATPDLWAEYDDGVRVAGPDRPWPYLLVGTTGSEIDLDLQTFWNAVSADETSEQIQYVPEEALAELRAESDTFWNFVSERTEHNDVGANQHHAEDAEKNSPANNTRHTTDASASENITVEIDSTIAFLISDQQSDDVASLVGAHLKQAVDGIDPATSAVTSTSTTAVRVELTGTQRTLIRALCGEDADYKSIDAFVEDAIRTHLEIPDTEEEFSISLSGTTAMVLERLVERDGTEINDLLSEQIAELVAKRI
- a CDS encoding DEAD/DEAH box helicase; this translates as MPGNDPLQSRDDHTTPSEQFRKDRLERDEIDPTTYPAQVDRAAADILRGIAVGATDDPTDIGGTIDKFNFDSATGQFYTEGLIEIAGEDSPLAANLREYDYETIGDLAFQLNSLRHTLRETGSSMDIDRALEALLEKTAAAAIERSVKSGGNDGAGLRALRDTDSVSDLTARLFSDPRVDAYAQALVEQIPASDTDSAELVEQLDEARMTTPLWNHQREALERWHTNQQRGYVDMATATGKTVLGLAAIALRYGSLHPTDTSEAPELRDTSDIPAAATRPRVLIVAGTELLLGQWRAELDEHLDIPRDRTEPVSDDDRMIELSWGDIEFRTAQGLLETPEFTRYDLVILDEAHRYSSGKTDGRGWGDLFEDLTAGADAILAMSGSVDSGWTGDETAENALEQHLDQCYKFDVAKARREGVIADFTWQVRYLPVTGDRVDRLGSQTRITSASYDSETGTINADRLNVDATNLPTDIVDYNDLRSFVQSNNGGDLRSSSTQFDAFASALLARKPLRWNTAPDSEAIAALVAEHAPAQKTVVLVRSYDAAAELRSILTERHGISDDAIVAFTDSSEDRLEKIERFNELSQGVIIGPGDLLGTGVDMPDAEVAVNVSRGGVNASLVQRIGRVLRNPTGDKEATFYHLVAQPLETDAIDTVEDGAQLLERAAEFRALGDTFREVPSYKSHDDVASTLVTLENEGVKLFERIDDETQLVTADEAHEHVRTLQAMVYDAAANADDPTARDRPVLESWGDASTGTDQTSEETFPQRNAAYERYRLSLGPYRVAKAVATQYYDTAIDIEERDGRYHVEFEDDELASTEYHEDFERWLNSYRQWRERCDNRDGSGEPGSLPQYKSEWPEPPEDKGVMLPREVVDEIGISYADADPIFFPYVDGELYALPLPDGQYLTVDGITESPDGPSEEPTAEEGAGYTIDAVLLAAARARDESLDETLSQAVTGFLKEAIEKDSIASEASESNSRAEVDVELSDRHERLLQALAEEEPAIDGVSDLLDIALRQELEETSDGVTISLDGVMIAAVRSQIDEDTSVEDHVTKTLTDALERNLN